The proteins below come from a single Oxyura jamaicensis isolate SHBP4307 breed ruddy duck chromosome 1, BPBGC_Ojam_1.0, whole genome shotgun sequence genomic window:
- the ASMT gene encoding acetylserotonin O-methyltransferase — MSSTEDLDYPQIILQYNNGFLVSKVMFTACELGVFDLLLESGDPLSLDVIAARLGTSTTGMERLLDACVGLKLLAVELTQEGALYRNTEISNIYLTKSSPKSQYHIMMYYSNTVYLCWHYLTDAVREGRNQYERAFGISSKDPFGAMYRSEEEMLKFLAGQNSVWGICGRDVLAAFDLSPFTRIYDLGGGGGALARECVSLYPNCTVTIYDLPKVVQVAKERFVPPEEPRIAFHEGDFFKDSIPEADLYILSKILHDWDDDKCGQLLAKVHKACRPGGGVLLVESLLKEDRSGPVETQLYSMNMLVQTEGKERTPAEYSTLLAAAGFREVQVKRTGKIYDAILGRK, encoded by the exons GTTATGTTCACTGCCTGTGAGCTGGGAGTGTTTGATCTGCTGCTGGAGTCAGGAGACCCTCTGTCTTTAGATGTCATTGCTGCACGCCTGGGTACCAGCACCACAGGAATGGAAAGACTTCTGGATGCCTGCGTGGGATTGAAGCTCTTAGCAGTAGAGCTGACACAAGAAGGAG CCCtctacagaaacacagaaatttcCAACATCTACCTTACAAAGTCAAGCCCCAAGTCTCAGTACCATATTATGATGTACTACTCCAATACAGTCTACTTGTGCTGGCACTACCTGACCGATGCTGTGAG AGAAGGAAGAAACCAATATGAAAGAGCTTTTGGTATTTCATCTAAAGACCCTTTTGGAGCAATGTACAG atcagaagaagaaatgttgAAATTCTTGGCTGGCCAGAACTCGGTCTGGGGCATATGTGGTAGAGATGTTCTTGCTGCATTTGACCTTTCCCCTTTCACACGGATTTATGACTTGGGAG GAGGTGGAGGAGCTTTGGCCCGGGAGTGTGTTTCTTTGTACCCAAACTGCACAGTCACAATTTATGACCTGCCAAAAGTTGTACAAGTGGCCAAGGAACGATTTGTACCCCCCGAGGAGCCCCGGATTGCTTTCCACGAAG gagACTTCTTTAAAGATTCAATCCCGGAAGCTGATCTATATATTTTATCCAAGATACTACATGATTGGGATGATGACAAATGTGGACAGCTGCTGGCAAAAGTCCACAAGGCTTGCAGACCCG GTGGTGGAGTGCTGCTGGTTGAGTCCCTTCTGAAGGAAGATAGAAGTGGACCTGTAGAAACCCAACTGTATTCAATGAATATGTTGGTACAGACAGAAGGCAAAGAGCGCACACCTGCAGAGTACAGCACGCTCCTTGCAGCAGCTGGCTTCAGAGAGGTTCAAGtgaagagaactggaaaaatctATGATGCAATTTTAGGGAGGAAATAA